GTAGAGCCTCCAGTACAACCACCACCAGCCCGCGAACGCCCGTGAGAACGGCATGCGAAGCGCCACGGCGCCCGCCCCTTTCGTCGCGGCGCTGGTCCAGGTGTCGAGGTCGAACGTGTTGAATGCGAATCCGTCGGGCAGGTGCGAACCGGCGCCGGGCCCGATGCCGATGTATCCGGTCCGCGTCACCGACGAGTATCGCGGCGCCGTCCCCTTTCGGAATCCCCACACCGACACGCGATCGAACCCGTTCGCGGCGCTCCACCGACAGATGGCGCGGTACTGCGCGCGGCGCGTCCGCCAGTCGGGCAGCCGGACCGCCTTCAAATCGAGGTACGCGCCCACGGCCGTGTAGGGGAAGGTGAAGAGCGGGTACGCCGTGATCTGACTGGCACCGAGCTGCGCGGCACGGTCCAGGTCGGCCAGGAGCCCGGCAGTCGTCTGGCCGGGCAAGGCGAACATGAGGTCCACGTTCACCGACGCGAACCCGCGCGAGGCCAGGAGTGCGAGCGCGCGCTCGGCGACCACCGGCGCGTACGCCCGGCCGATGGACCTGAGGTGTGCCGCGTGGAACGATTGCACGCCGAGCGACACGAGCCCCACGCCCATGTCGTGCAGCCGGGCGACGCTGGCGGCGTCGATATCTGCCGGATTGGTCTCGATGGCGATGTCGCCCGTCAGGCGGAAGCGCAGGCGTGCCTGGTCGAGGACCGCGTCCACGCTGTCCAGCGCCAGCGTCGGCGTGCCGCCGCCGACGTAGATGCTCGTAACCTCGCAGCGTCCCACCGCTCGAGCCCACCAATCGACCTCGGCGACAGCCGCGCGCGTGTAGGCCCTGACGAGCGCGTCGTCGTGCGGGAACTTCGTATACGGACAGTAGGGGCACGCATGCCGGCAGAACGGCACGTGCAGGTACAACGAGGTCCGGTCCACCGGGGGCGGCACCCAGCCGGGCAGGGGCGCGTGGAATTCCCACCGGTGCCCCCGGCCAACGAGGCAGCGCCGGACCAGTCCCGTCGCGAGCCGCCGCCACGCGTCGGTCCGGGCGATCACCAGTACCTCGCCAGCCCAATCAGGGCACTGGGCCGCAGACGCCGCGCCTCGGCCAACTCGGTGCACGCGGCGTAGCCGCAGTCGGCGCACACATCGCCGGCCAGCGCCGACGCACGGCAGCAGACGGACTCGCCATCGACGTCGGCCACGTACGCCACCGGCAGACGCCGGGGCCATCGACCCGACGCCAGCGCCCGCAGTCCGGCGCGCGAATTCAGGACGGGCAACCCGGCCCGGACATGCGCCAGCAGTTGCGCGATGACGGGCGCGCGTTCGGCGGCGTCCAGGAACAGGTCGTCGCGGCCGTAGTACGGCGTGTGGAAGTAGAACATGACTCCGAGCACTGGAAACGCCGTGTCCCGCACCCACCGGAGGAACGGTTCGACGCCGACGGCGGTGCGGCGATCGATGACACAGATCACCGCCACCCTCGGATGGCCTCCGTCGCGCACGGCGCGTTCGACGTCGCAGAACACGGGCCCGCGCCGCGTGTCGAAGACCCCCGGCAGACCATCCATGCTCACCCAGACCACGTCGGCCGACGTCCTGATGCCGGCCATCCCGTTGGTATACACGTGCACGTGGAAGAAGCCCAGGCGCCGGGCTGCGGTGACGACGTCCTCCATCGTGCGCTTCCCGTCCTGCCAGAGCGTCGGTTCCCCGCCTGACAGGTACACGTCGCGGAATCCGCGTGCCCAGGCGCCCTTCAATGCCCGGACGATCTGGGCCCAGCTCATGTCGGGGCGGCCCGTATTGGAAACGCGGCATCCTCGACACGACAGGTTGCAGCGATCGGTCAGCGCGATGCCGTAGATGAGCGGCGCCGGCCGCCGCAGGATCGCGAATCGCCACGCAAACGGCACGTAGAACCGCAGCTTGTCCAGCACGCCAGGGCGGCTCCCCTCACGGTCGCCCCCAGGCACGCGTCCTCCGGCGCGCACTACTTGATCTCGATTTCCACCAGGATGGCGTTCTTCGTCCCGCGATTCACGAGCGTGTGCGTGACCGCCGAGTCGACCCAGTGCATGTCGCCGGCCTTGACCGGGTGTTGGCTGGATGCCCCGCCGGGCGCCGTCATCCGGAGGTCAACATCGGTGGCGGCGATGAGCATGTACGGCCGCGCGTGGCTGTGCTGCACGCTTGACGCACCTGGCGCGAGTTCGTAGCGATACACACGCATCCTCGCGTTCTCAGCCGCGGGCACGGCGATCGCGGGGACTTCGGGACCGGGCGGCCGCTTGAGAACCTGGAGGTCGATCACGTCGAACACGGTGGTGCCAACGTTGTGAACGCGATGCGTG
This Acidobacteriota bacterium DNA region includes the following protein-coding sequences:
- a CDS encoding radical SAM protein: MIARTDAWRRLATGLVRRCLVGRGHRWEFHAPLPGWVPPPVDRTSLYLHVPFCRHACPYCPYTKFPHDDALVRAYTRAAVAEVDWWARAVGRCEVTSIYVGGGTPTLALDSVDAVLDQARLRFRLTGDIAIETNPADIDAASVARLHDMGVGLVSLGVQSFHAAHLRSIGRAYAPVVAERALALLASRGFASVNVDLMFALPGQTTAGLLADLDRAAQLGASQITAYPLFTFPYTAVGAYLDLKAVRLPDWRTRRAQYRAICRWSAANGFDRVSVWGFRKGTAPRYSSVTRTGYIGIGPGAGSHLPDGFAFNTFDLDTWTSAATKGAGAVALRMPFSRAFAGWWWLYWRLYDTRIPLDQMDVALGPDAPRVRRWLRVAERAGLATRRDGTVTLTDRGAFWLHLAQNYFALDCVNTVWTAARRQPWPADVVL
- a CDS encoding radical SAM protein: MLDKLRFYVPFAWRFAILRRPAPLIYGIALTDRCNLSCRGCRVSNTGRPDMSWAQIVRALKGAWARGFRDVYLSGGEPTLWQDGKRTMEDVVTAARRLGFFHVHVYTNGMAGIRTSADVVWVSMDGLPGVFDTRRGPVFCDVERAVRDGGHPRVAVICVIDRRTAVGVEPFLRWVRDTAFPVLGVMFYFHTPYYGRDDLFLDAAERAPVIAQLLAHVRAGLPVLNSRAGLRALASGRWPRRLPVAYVADVDGESVCCRASALAGDVCADCGYAACTELAEARRLRPSALIGLARYW